A genomic region of Oncorhynchus mykiss isolate Arlee chromosome 16, USDA_OmykA_1.1, whole genome shotgun sequence contains the following coding sequences:
- the LOC110492775 gene encoding IQ motif and SEC7 domain-containing protein 1 isoform X2 yields MRSSRRSFLPRWSNFYIVETETQCAEPPGVHSDGPYSQTTAYLRGTERYSDSSSGPGPPGPRGPPCVAPPSSASLAWALRTRHQPASLALRKQEEEENKRCKASLSDSYELSTDLQDKKVEMLERKYGGSFVSRRAARTIQTAFRQYRMNKNFERLRSSASESRMTRRIILSNMRLQYSFDDRQPQQQGTVTQTNFTHSVGIGPPHSPDAERTGDYTHLEDSFTKQVKSLADSMDTALTCRSGRDDSQEDFGECVWSSSSNPSSQRGLCERPRGGGGGLSMHGDSTATSYSDVTLYMDDCMPSSPLSLDRAPSSTDTEYWGPGGGVGAREDSRDTEGGGSSNSRRSTPCTECRDYRLRGAHLPLLTIEPPSDSSVDMSDRSDRGSLSRQIYEQEPAGGACSPQGTLKHSPNTPRSVSTAAAQGQTRAPGRGPPLPTQIPHHVAHHHHHHPHHHHQYPDTPSSSSSPQQPPTTPLSSSSSAALPPGGLEQPCLSDGDNDSLNSTTNSNETVNCSSGSSSQDSLREPLPPLGKQTYQRESRHSWDSPPFNNDVVQRRQYRIGLNLFNKKPEKGIQYLIERGFVSDTPVGIARFILERKGLSRQMIGEFLGNRQKQFNKDVLDCVVDEMDFSGMDLDDALRKFQAQIRVQGEAQKVERLIEAFSQRYCVCNPTLVRQFQNPDTIFILAFAIILLNTDMYSPNVKAERKMKIEDFIKNLRGVDNGQDIPRDLLVGIYQRIQKWELRTNDDHVSQVQAVERVIVGKKPVMSLPHRRLVCCCQLYEVPDPNRPQRTGVHQREVFLFNDLLVVTKIFQKKKTSVTYSFRQSFPLVEMQVHMFQNSYYPHGIRLTSAVLGGERKVLIVFMAPSQQDRTRFVSDLKESIAEVQEMEKYRVESELEKQKGVMRTGLLTGLVGGGVGVKGEVANGTLGRPSLDDNYSAGEGLKRSALSSSLRDLSDGGKRGRRNSVGSLDSTMEGSIISSPQPHQRYPVPGVVPSCYPTEDYRPHRPILSPGTGVGGGPGQQHTAAGTGVGGVPSSVERAGVGSGPGGGNTGSFLGSLFGSKRAKPPSPLIPPGPPYPAPVPPPTTGGPPPHSPSSLCQSEGGPSKIQALHAQYCHTAAVQPPPPYYHHHRYHVQAGPPPLPGGGVPPHILQRGPFPCRPPIGPPHTQLQQLAHLSQLSQHGMQGRYSNMAVGCPPPLSPHSQHSQNPQFTMYHTQPTHSIRAGAMPGKPPLTLSHSHPHPHAHSHTHPGHPLSAAPHPAPHPHQSRFIFGTLPHQHQHQQPSASVNTHHAVPAAQYQPLYPPLSSIPPPPPHSPLPPPSTPLIPLMPLCPHPPQHPGQPQQGPQVTGPGATGTGGSSKSKPINRISTVV; encoded by the exons ATGAGATCCAGCAGGAGAAGTTTCCTGCCACGCTGGTCTAATTTCTACAT TGTGGAAACAGAGACCCAGTGTGCGGAGCCTCCCGGGGTCCACTCAGACGGCCCCTACAGCCAGACCACAGCGTACCTGCGTGGCACAGAGCGCTACAGTGACAGCAGCAGTGGTCCTGGTCCTCCAGGCCCTCGGGGGCCTCCGTGCGTGGCCCCTCCCAGCTCGGCAAGCCTTGCCTGGGCACTGCGAACACGCCATCAGCCTGCCAGCCTGGCCCTCCgcaagcaggaggaggaggaaaacaaGAGGTGCAAGGCCAGTCTCTCTGACAGCTATGAGCTCTCCACAGACCTGCAGGACAAGAAG GTGGAGATGTTGGAGAGGAAGTATGGTGGCTCCTTTGTGAGCCGCAGAGCAGCCCGGACCATCCAGACGGCCTTCCGCCAGTACCGCATGAACAAGAACTTTGAGCGCCTCCGCAGCTCGGCGTCCGAGAGCCGCATGACGCGACGCATCATCCTGTCCAACATGCGGCTGCAGTACTCGTTTGACGACCGCCAGCCGCAGCAGCAGGGGACCGTAACACAGACGAACTTCACACACAGCGTGGGCATCGGCCCTCCTCATTCACCTGACgcagagaggacaggagactatacACACCTGGAGGACTCCTTCACCAAACAG GTGAAGTCCCTGGCTGACTCCATGGACACCGCCCTGACCTGCCGTAGCGGGCGGGATGACTCCCAGGAAGActttggggagtgtgtgtggagcagcagcagtaacccctctTCTCAGAGAGGCCTGTGTGAGAGACcccggggagggggagggggcctTAGCATGCACGGAGACAGCACAGCCACCTCCTACAGTGATGTCACTCTATACATGGACGACTGCATGCCCTCCTCGCCCCTCTCACTGGACCGGGCCCCCAGCAGCACAGACACTGAGTACTGGGGCCCTGGGGGAGGCGTAGGGGCCCGTGAGGACAGCAGGGACACTGAGGGAGGGGGTAGCAGTAACAGCCGTCGCAGCACTCCCTGCACAGAGTGTCGAGACTACCGTCTGAGGGGCGCCCACCTGCCCCTGCTCACCATCGAGCCCCCCAGCGACAGCTCCGTGGACATGAGCGACCGCTCGGACCGTGGCTCCCTCAGCAGACAGATCTACGAGCAGGAGCCAGCGGGAGGAGCGTGCTCTCCTCAAGGAACACTCAAACACTCCCCTAACACTCCCCGCTCTGTCTCTACAGCTGCAGCTCAGGGCCAGACCCGCGCCCCCGGCCGGGGCCCCCCCCTGCCCACTCAAATCCCCCACCACGTGgcacaccaccatcaccaccaccctcaccaccaccaccagtaccCAGACAccccctcgtcctcctcttccccccagcagccccccaccacccccctgtcctcctcctcctctgctgcaCTGCCCCCTGGTGGCCTGGAGCAGCCCTGTCTATCTGACGGGGACAACGACTCTCTCAACTCCACCACCAACTCCAACGAGACGGTGAACTGCAGCTCTGGCTCCTCGTCTCAGGACAGCCTGAGGGAGCCCCTACCCCCTCTGGGCAAGCAgacctaccagagagagagtagaCACAGCTGGGACTCACCGCCATTCAACAACGACGTGGTGCAAAGACGCCAGTACCGCATCGGACTCAACCTATTCAACAA GAAGCCAGAAAAAGGGATACAGTACCTGATCGAGAGAGGCTTTGTGTCCGACACTCCGGTCGGGATCGCTCGCTTCATCCTGGAGAGGAAGGGCCTTAGCAGACAGATGATCGGAGAATTCCTCGGCAACCGGCAGAAACAGTTCAACAAGGACGTACTGGA ctgtgtggTGGACGAGATGGACTTCTCAGGTATGGACCTGGACGATGCTCTGAGGAAGTTCCAGGCCCAGATTAGAGTTCAAGGAGAAGCCCAGAAAGTAGAGAGGCTCATAGAAGCTTTCAG TCAGCGGTACTGTGTGTGTAACCCGACGCTGGTCCGCCAGTTCCAGAATCCAGACACCATCTTCATCCTGGCCTTCGCCATCATCCTCCTCAACACGGATATGTACAGCCCCAACGTCAAGgcagagaggaagatgaagataGAGGACTTCATCAAGAACCTCAGAG GAGTGGACAACGGCCAGGACATTCCCAGGGATCTGTTGGTTGGGATCTACCAGCGCATCCAGAAGTGGGAGCTAAGGACCAACGACGACCACGTGTCCCAAGTGCAGGCGGTAGAGAGAGTCATAGTAGGCAAAAAGCCT GTGATGTCTCTGCCACACCGCAGGCTGGTATGCTGCTGTCAGCTCTATGAGGTGCCTGACCCCAACCGACCCCAGAGGACAGGAGTTCACCAACGGGAGGTCTTCCTGTTCAACGACCTGCTGGTG GTGACTAAGATTTTCCAGAAGAAGAAGACTTCTGTGACGTACAGTTTCAGACAGTCCTTCCCTCTGGTGGAGATGCAAGTCCACATGTTCCAGAACTCAT ACTACCCCCACGGTATCCGTCTGACCTCAGCAGTGTTGGGTGGAGAGAGGAAGGTCCTTATCGTGTTTATGGCTCCCAGCCAGCAGGACCGCACCCGCTTTGTCAGTGACCTTAAAGAGAGTATCGCTGAGGTGCAGGAGATGGAGAAGTACAGAGTGGAGT CCGAGTTGGAGAAGCAGAAAGGCGTGATGCGGACTGGCCTGCTGACCGGCTTGGTCGGAGGTGGAGTGGGTGTGAAGGGTGAGGTGGCGAACGGCACCCTGGGAAGGCCCAGTCTAGATGACAACTACTCTGCGGGAGAGGGACTCAAACGCTCTGCGCTCAGCTCATCTCTCCGAGACCTATCAGATGGAg GGAAACGTGGTCGCAGAAACAGTGTTGGCTCCCTCGACAGTACCATGGAA GGTTCCATCATTAGCAGCCCCCAGCCGCACCAGCGTTACCCAGTTCCGGGCGTGGTCCCAAGCTGCTACCCTACAGAAGACTACCGGCCGCATCGCCCCATCCTGAGCCCCGGAACGGGGGTGGGGGGTGGGCCGGGGCAACAACACACCGCTGCTGGGACGGGAGTTGGGGGGGTTCCCAGCAGTGTAGAGAGAGCGGGGGTGGGGAGCGGCCCTGGGGGGGGCAATACGGGCTCCTTCCTGGGCTCTCTATTCGGCAGCAAACGCGCCAAGCCGCCAAGTCCCCTTATACCACCGGGGCCACCCTACCCCGCCCCTGTCCCCCCACCCACTACGGGAGGGCCCCCTCCTCACTCCCCATCATCTCTGTGCCAGTCGGAGGGGGGCCCTTCCAAGATCCAGGCCCTGCATGCTCAGTACTGCCACACGGCCGCTGTGCAGCCCCCTCCTCCCTACTACCATCACCATCGCTACCACGTCCAAGCTGGCCCTCCTCCCTTGCCAGGCGGGGGCGTGCCCCCTCATATCCTTCAGAGAGGGCCGTTCCCCTGTCGCCCTCCTATTGGCCCCCCTCACACCCAGCTCCAGCAGCTGGCCCATCTCTCCCAGCTTTCCCAGCATGGCATGCAGGGTCGCTACAGCAACATGGCGGTGGGCTGTCCTCCCCCCCTTTCTCCTCACTCCCAACATTCTCAGAACCCCCAGTTCACCATGTAccacacacagcccacacacTCTATCAGGGCGGGCGCCATGCCAGGCAAACCTCCTCTGACTTTGTCTCACTCCCACCCGCACCCCCACGCACACTCCCACACCCACCCCGGGCACCCCCTCAGTGCCGCGCCGCACCCCGCCCCCCACCCACATCAATCTCGCTTCATCTTTGGCACGCTGCCCCACCAACATCAGCATCAGCAGCCGTCCGCTTCCGTCAACACCCATCACGCTGTGCCCGCCGCCCAGTATCAGCCCCtgtaccctcctctctcttctatcccccctcccccaccccactCCCCTTTACCCCCCCCTTCTACCCCCCTTATCCCTCTTATGCCTCTTTGCCCTCACCCCCCCCAGCACCCCGGTCAGCCTCAGCAGGGGCCCCAGGTGACGGGACCTGGGGCAACAGGCACAGGGGGCAGCTCCAAATCCAAACCTATCAACCGGATCAGCACGGTGGTGTGA
- the LOC110492775 gene encoding IQ motif and SEC7 domain-containing protein 1 isoform X3: MLERKYGGSFVSRRAARTIQTAFRQYRMNKNFERLRSSASESRMTRRIILSNMRLQYSFDDRQPQQQGTVTQTNFTHSVGIGPPHSPDAERTGDYTHLEDSFTKQVKSLADSMDTALTCRSGRDDSQEDFGECVWSSSSNPSSQRGLCERPRGGGGGLSMHGDSTATSYSDVTLYMDDCMPSSPLSLDRAPSSTDTEYWGPGGGVGAREDSRDTEGGGSSNSRRSTPCTECRDYRLRGAHLPLLTIEPPSDSSVDMSDRSDRGSLSRQIYEQEPAGGACSPQGTLKHSPNTPRSVSTAAAQGQTRAPGRGPPLPTQIPHHVAHHHHHHPHHHHQYPDTPSSSSSPQQPPTTPLSSSSSAALPPGGLEQPCLSDGDNDSLNSTTNSNETVNCSSGSSSQDSLREPLPPLGKQTYQRESRHSWDSPPFNNDVVQRRQYRIGLNLFNKKPEKGIQYLIERGFVSDTPVGIARFILERKGLSRQMIGEFLGNRQKQFNKDVLDCVVDEMDFSGMDLDDALRKFQAQIRVQGEAQKVERLIEAFSQRYCVCNPTLVRQFQNPDTIFILAFAIILLNTDMYSPNVKAERKMKIEDFIKNLRGVDNGQDIPRDLLVGIYQRIQKWELRTNDDHVSQVQAVERVIVGKKPVMSLPHRRLVCCCQLYEVPDPNRPQRTGVHQREVFLFNDLLVVTKIFQKKKTSVTYSFRQSFPLVEMQVHMFQNSYYPHGIRLTSAVLGGERKVLIVFMAPSQQDRTRFVSDLKESIAEVQEMEKYRVESELEKQKGVMRTGLLTGLVGGGVGVKGEVANGTLGRPSLDDNYSAGEGLKRSALSSSLRDLSDGGKRGRRNSVGSLDSTMEGSIISSPQPHQRYPVPGVVPSCYPTEDYRPHRPILSPGTGVGGGPGQQHTAAGTGVGGVPSSVERAGVGSGPGGGNTGSFLGSLFGSKRAKPPSPLIPPGPPYPAPVPPPTTGGPPPHSPSSLCQSEGGPSKIQALHAQYCHTAAVQPPPPYYHHHRYHVQAGPPPLPGGGVPPHILQRGPFPCRPPIGPPHTQLQQLAHLSQLSQHGMQGRYSNMAVGCPPPLSPHSQHSQNPQFTMYHTQPTHSIRAGAMPGKPPLTLSHSHPHPHAHSHTHPGHPLSAAPHPAPHPHQSRFIFGTLPHQHQHQQPSASVNTHHAVPAAQYQPLYPPLSSIPPPPPHSPLPPPSTPLIPLMPLCPHPPQHPGQPQQGPQVTGPGATGTGGSSKSKPINRISTVV, translated from the exons ATGTTGGAGAGGAAGTATGGTGGCTCCTTTGTGAGCCGCAGAGCAGCCCGGACCATCCAGACGGCCTTCCGCCAGTACCGCATGAACAAGAACTTTGAGCGCCTCCGCAGCTCGGCGTCCGAGAGCCGCATGACGCGACGCATCATCCTGTCCAACATGCGGCTGCAGTACTCGTTTGACGACCGCCAGCCGCAGCAGCAGGGGACCGTAACACAGACGAACTTCACACACAGCGTGGGCATCGGCCCTCCTCATTCACCTGACgcagagaggacaggagactatacACACCTGGAGGACTCCTTCACCAAACAG GTGAAGTCCCTGGCTGACTCCATGGACACCGCCCTGACCTGCCGTAGCGGGCGGGATGACTCCCAGGAAGActttggggagtgtgtgtggagcagcagcagtaacccctctTCTCAGAGAGGCCTGTGTGAGAGACcccggggagggggagggggcctTAGCATGCACGGAGACAGCACAGCCACCTCCTACAGTGATGTCACTCTATACATGGACGACTGCATGCCCTCCTCGCCCCTCTCACTGGACCGGGCCCCCAGCAGCACAGACACTGAGTACTGGGGCCCTGGGGGAGGCGTAGGGGCCCGTGAGGACAGCAGGGACACTGAGGGAGGGGGTAGCAGTAACAGCCGTCGCAGCACTCCCTGCACAGAGTGTCGAGACTACCGTCTGAGGGGCGCCCACCTGCCCCTGCTCACCATCGAGCCCCCCAGCGACAGCTCCGTGGACATGAGCGACCGCTCGGACCGTGGCTCCCTCAGCAGACAGATCTACGAGCAGGAGCCAGCGGGAGGAGCGTGCTCTCCTCAAGGAACACTCAAACACTCCCCTAACACTCCCCGCTCTGTCTCTACAGCTGCAGCTCAGGGCCAGACCCGCGCCCCCGGCCGGGGCCCCCCCCTGCCCACTCAAATCCCCCACCACGTGgcacaccaccatcaccaccaccctcaccaccaccaccagtaccCAGACAccccctcgtcctcctcttccccccagcagccccccaccacccccctgtcctcctcctcctctgctgcaCTGCCCCCTGGTGGCCTGGAGCAGCCCTGTCTATCTGACGGGGACAACGACTCTCTCAACTCCACCACCAACTCCAACGAGACGGTGAACTGCAGCTCTGGCTCCTCGTCTCAGGACAGCCTGAGGGAGCCCCTACCCCCTCTGGGCAAGCAgacctaccagagagagagtagaCACAGCTGGGACTCACCGCCATTCAACAACGACGTGGTGCAAAGACGCCAGTACCGCATCGGACTCAACCTATTCAACAA GAAGCCAGAAAAAGGGATACAGTACCTGATCGAGAGAGGCTTTGTGTCCGACACTCCGGTCGGGATCGCTCGCTTCATCCTGGAGAGGAAGGGCCTTAGCAGACAGATGATCGGAGAATTCCTCGGCAACCGGCAGAAACAGTTCAACAAGGACGTACTGGA ctgtgtggTGGACGAGATGGACTTCTCAGGTATGGACCTGGACGATGCTCTGAGGAAGTTCCAGGCCCAGATTAGAGTTCAAGGAGAAGCCCAGAAAGTAGAGAGGCTCATAGAAGCTTTCAG TCAGCGGTACTGTGTGTGTAACCCGACGCTGGTCCGCCAGTTCCAGAATCCAGACACCATCTTCATCCTGGCCTTCGCCATCATCCTCCTCAACACGGATATGTACAGCCCCAACGTCAAGgcagagaggaagatgaagataGAGGACTTCATCAAGAACCTCAGAG GAGTGGACAACGGCCAGGACATTCCCAGGGATCTGTTGGTTGGGATCTACCAGCGCATCCAGAAGTGGGAGCTAAGGACCAACGACGACCACGTGTCCCAAGTGCAGGCGGTAGAGAGAGTCATAGTAGGCAAAAAGCCT GTGATGTCTCTGCCACACCGCAGGCTGGTATGCTGCTGTCAGCTCTATGAGGTGCCTGACCCCAACCGACCCCAGAGGACAGGAGTTCACCAACGGGAGGTCTTCCTGTTCAACGACCTGCTGGTG GTGACTAAGATTTTCCAGAAGAAGAAGACTTCTGTGACGTACAGTTTCAGACAGTCCTTCCCTCTGGTGGAGATGCAAGTCCACATGTTCCAGAACTCAT ACTACCCCCACGGTATCCGTCTGACCTCAGCAGTGTTGGGTGGAGAGAGGAAGGTCCTTATCGTGTTTATGGCTCCCAGCCAGCAGGACCGCACCCGCTTTGTCAGTGACCTTAAAGAGAGTATCGCTGAGGTGCAGGAGATGGAGAAGTACAGAGTGGAGT CCGAGTTGGAGAAGCAGAAAGGCGTGATGCGGACTGGCCTGCTGACCGGCTTGGTCGGAGGTGGAGTGGGTGTGAAGGGTGAGGTGGCGAACGGCACCCTGGGAAGGCCCAGTCTAGATGACAACTACTCTGCGGGAGAGGGACTCAAACGCTCTGCGCTCAGCTCATCTCTCCGAGACCTATCAGATGGAg GGAAACGTGGTCGCAGAAACAGTGTTGGCTCCCTCGACAGTACCATGGAA GGTTCCATCATTAGCAGCCCCCAGCCGCACCAGCGTTACCCAGTTCCGGGCGTGGTCCCAAGCTGCTACCCTACAGAAGACTACCGGCCGCATCGCCCCATCCTGAGCCCCGGAACGGGGGTGGGGGGTGGGCCGGGGCAACAACACACCGCTGCTGGGACGGGAGTTGGGGGGGTTCCCAGCAGTGTAGAGAGAGCGGGGGTGGGGAGCGGCCCTGGGGGGGGCAATACGGGCTCCTTCCTGGGCTCTCTATTCGGCAGCAAACGCGCCAAGCCGCCAAGTCCCCTTATACCACCGGGGCCACCCTACCCCGCCCCTGTCCCCCCACCCACTACGGGAGGGCCCCCTCCTCACTCCCCATCATCTCTGTGCCAGTCGGAGGGGGGCCCTTCCAAGATCCAGGCCCTGCATGCTCAGTACTGCCACACGGCCGCTGTGCAGCCCCCTCCTCCCTACTACCATCACCATCGCTACCACGTCCAAGCTGGCCCTCCTCCCTTGCCAGGCGGGGGCGTGCCCCCTCATATCCTTCAGAGAGGGCCGTTCCCCTGTCGCCCTCCTATTGGCCCCCCTCACACCCAGCTCCAGCAGCTGGCCCATCTCTCCCAGCTTTCCCAGCATGGCATGCAGGGTCGCTACAGCAACATGGCGGTGGGCTGTCCTCCCCCCCTTTCTCCTCACTCCCAACATTCTCAGAACCCCCAGTTCACCATGTAccacacacagcccacacacTCTATCAGGGCGGGCGCCATGCCAGGCAAACCTCCTCTGACTTTGTCTCACTCCCACCCGCACCCCCACGCACACTCCCACACCCACCCCGGGCACCCCCTCAGTGCCGCGCCGCACCCCGCCCCCCACCCACATCAATCTCGCTTCATCTTTGGCACGCTGCCCCACCAACATCAGCATCAGCAGCCGTCCGCTTCCGTCAACACCCATCACGCTGTGCCCGCCGCCCAGTATCAGCCCCtgtaccctcctctctcttctatcccccctcccccaccccactCCCCTTTACCCCCCCCTTCTACCCCCCTTATCCCTCTTATGCCTCTTTGCCCTCACCCCCCCCAGCACCCCGGTCAGCCTCAGCAGGGGCCCCAGGTGACGGGACCTGGGGCAACAGGCACAGGGGGCAGCTCCAAATCCAAACCTATCAACCGGATCAGCACGGTGGTGTGA